In Bifidobacterium actinocoloniiforme DSM 22766, a genomic segment contains:
- a CDS encoding UDP-N-acetylmuramoyl-L-alanyl-D-glutamate--2,6-diaminopimelate ligase, with product MALSLNSALAILKDHGLLRELIGPEGWTLSAQGPSADQDFTSITYDSRQVGPGALLCCKGHFQARFMDGLDQAGLAAYLAEEDFSQRTQAPGLIVSNVRQAMSLLAAEFYGRPQELLKLVGITGTKGKTTTAYYVQALLSQASGGRAALLSSVDNCLDGRTYTESELTTPESLDLFRMMRQAADAGMRYMVMEVSSQAYKVDRVHGLTFDVGAFLNISSDHISPVEHPTFEDYLYCKRQIAYNSRLLVLGADHAYEGLVKEDAAKAGIPITTFALDAGTGPSGTDPGQAATWVAQVDRRNPGVNAFQALRQGHPAGSFTLAMDGLFNGANAAAALAIVDALGVPMSESDLQTLSQVRISGRMERLSAPGIVAYVDYAHNYASTSAVLDFVHDKYGGQPLSITLVTGSAGGKAVDRRKEIVDAAQYRVDRLILTEEDTELASEPAESICQQMMDNVTNPQLDASIIQDRGEAIAEAVRGAQSHPERLDAILVIGKGEERWIKRQGKHVPYEGDDHVLARLLKSGDPQTQQEKASE from the coding sequence ATGGCACTTAGCTTGAATTCAGCACTCGCAATCCTCAAGGACCACGGGCTTCTGCGGGAGCTGATCGGGCCCGAGGGGTGGACCCTGTCGGCGCAGGGGCCGTCGGCGGATCAGGATTTCACCTCGATCACCTACGACTCCCGGCAAGTGGGCCCAGGCGCCCTCCTGTGCTGCAAGGGCCACTTCCAGGCTCGGTTCATGGATGGTCTGGACCAGGCCGGATTGGCCGCCTACCTGGCTGAGGAGGACTTCTCCCAACGGACGCAGGCCCCGGGCCTTATCGTCTCGAATGTTCGCCAGGCCATGAGCCTGCTGGCGGCCGAGTTTTACGGCCGCCCCCAGGAGCTCCTCAAATTGGTGGGCATCACCGGCACCAAAGGCAAGACCACGACCGCGTACTACGTGCAGGCCTTGCTGTCTCAGGCCTCAGGCGGCCGGGCGGCCCTGCTATCCTCCGTGGACAACTGCTTGGACGGGCGCACCTACACCGAGTCCGAGCTGACCACGCCCGAGTCCCTCGACCTCTTCCGCATGATGAGGCAGGCGGCCGACGCGGGTATGCGCTACATGGTCATGGAGGTCTCCTCGCAGGCTTATAAGGTGGACCGAGTCCACGGATTGACCTTCGACGTGGGTGCCTTCCTCAACATCTCGTCCGACCACATCAGCCCCGTCGAGCACCCTACCTTCGAGGACTACCTGTACTGCAAGCGGCAGATCGCCTATAACAGCCGTCTCCTGGTCTTGGGGGCCGACCACGCTTATGAGGGACTGGTGAAGGAGGACGCGGCGAAGGCCGGCATTCCAATCACCACGTTCGCCCTGGACGCGGGGACCGGTCCATCCGGGACCGATCCTGGGCAGGCCGCTACTTGGGTGGCTCAGGTCGACCGGCGGAATCCCGGCGTCAACGCCTTCCAAGCCCTCCGGCAGGGCCACCCAGCCGGTTCCTTCACACTGGCCATGGACGGCCTGTTCAACGGGGCCAACGCGGCCGCAGCCCTGGCGATCGTCGATGCCCTAGGCGTGCCGATGAGCGAATCCGACCTCCAGACCTTGAGCCAGGTGCGCATCTCCGGACGCATGGAGCGCTTGAGCGCGCCGGGGATTGTGGCTTATGTGGATTACGCCCACAATTACGCCTCCACCAGCGCCGTCCTGGACTTCGTCCACGATAAGTACGGCGGGCAGCCCCTGTCGATCACCCTGGTCACCGGATCAGCCGGCGGCAAGGCCGTGGACCGGCGCAAGGAGATCGTCGATGCCGCCCAATACAGGGTCGACCGGCTGATTTTGACCGAGGAGGACACCGAGCTGGCGTCCGAACCTGCGGAAAGCATCTGCCAACAGATGATGGATAACGTAACCAATCCTCAGTTGGACGCCTCAATCATCCAGGACCGAGGCGAGGCCATAGCTGAGGCCGTGAGAGGAGCCCAGAGCCACCCGGAGCGTCTGGATGCGATCCTGGTCATCGGCAAGGGCGAGGAGCGATGGATCAAGCGCCAGGGCAAGCATGTGCCCTACGAAGGCGACGACCACGTCCTGGCCCGCCTGCTCAAATCCGGCGACCCCCAAACCCAGCAAGAGAAAGCGAGCGAGTGA
- a CDS encoding carboxylate--amine ligase, which translates to MSDFQPVILGSDINAYGMARAFHEAYGMTSTAFAHFQLSPTKYSRIIDVHLVPGFDRPAAFVQTLREYAQRMQRERPGVRLLLIPCGDTYANLLAGAREQLEPYYAFNTLRPELNRQLSLKSSFYQLCEKHGLAHPATISLDAEGVERGDYRNLPFNYPVAMKPADSDAWLSVNFPGRKKAFIIDDPQELETTIRRSYEAGYTGEMIIQDFIPGDDSRMRVLNAYVDQHHRVRMMCLGHPLLEDPTPEAVGNYAAIIPDYQEKVFGPIKAFLESIGYQGVANFDMKYDERDGRYKLFEINLRQGRSSYFVTLNGANLATYFVQDLVEDAPFDGRTLYARGSKLWMEIPKSIFTNYIEPGEDKSRGIDMIKRGDWGTTLEYRRDMSPLRWLMIRHMFSIYKKRYKQYFRRKGDLR; encoded by the coding sequence ATGAGCGACTTCCAACCAGTGATCCTAGGCTCCGACATCAACGCCTACGGCATGGCCCGGGCCTTCCACGAGGCCTACGGCATGACCTCCACAGCCTTCGCCCATTTCCAGCTGAGCCCCACCAAGTACAGCCGAATCATTGACGTGCACTTGGTTCCAGGCTTCGACCGTCCGGCGGCATTCGTTCAGACCCTGAGAGAATACGCTCAGCGGATGCAGCGCGAACGGCCCGGCGTTCGCTTGCTCCTTATCCCCTGCGGCGACACCTACGCCAACCTACTGGCCGGCGCCCGCGAGCAGCTGGAGCCTTACTACGCCTTCAACACCCTGAGGCCGGAACTCAACCGACAGCTCTCACTCAAATCCTCCTTCTACCAGCTGTGCGAGAAGCACGGGCTGGCACACCCTGCCACGATCAGCCTGGACGCGGAGGGCGTGGAACGCGGCGATTACCGCAACCTGCCTTTCAACTACCCCGTTGCCATGAAGCCGGCTGATTCTGACGCCTGGCTCTCGGTGAACTTTCCAGGCCGCAAGAAAGCCTTCATCATCGACGATCCACAGGAGCTGGAGACCACGATTCGCCGCTCCTACGAAGCCGGATACACTGGCGAAATGATCATCCAGGACTTCATCCCCGGCGACGACTCCCGCATGAGGGTCCTGAACGCCTACGTGGACCAGCACCATCGCGTGCGGATGATGTGCCTGGGCCATCCCCTGCTGGAGGACCCGACCCCGGAGGCGGTGGGCAATTACGCGGCCATCATCCCCGATTACCAGGAAAAAGTGTTCGGGCCCATCAAGGCCTTCCTGGAGTCGATCGGCTACCAGGGCGTGGCCAACTTCGACATGAAATACGACGAGCGCGACGGACGTTACAAGCTCTTCGAGATCAACCTGCGCCAGGGCCGCTCCTCTTACTTCGTGACCCTCAATGGAGCCAACCTGGCTACCTACTTTGTGCAAGACCTGGTGGAGGACGCCCCGTTCGACGGGCGCACCTTGTACGCGCGGGGCTCCAAGCTATGGATGGAGATCCCCAAGTCCATCTTCACCAACTACATTGAGCCGGGCGAGGATAAGAGCCGAGGCATCGACATGATCAAGCGCGGCGACTGGGGCACCACCCTGGAGTACCGGCGGGACATGTCGCCCTTGCGCTGGCTGATGATCCGGCACATGTTCAGCATTTACAAGAAGCGCTATAAGCAGTATTTCAGGCGGAAGGGGGATTTGCGATGA
- a CDS encoding aspartate/glutamate racemase family protein has product MRNFFAILGGMGTLATESFTRTLDRATGAGRDQDFLNYLVFNDASVPDRTAYINDHNQPDPYPALAEDVRQASDMGASFIVIACNTAHYFHERLQAGTSVPIIHMPRTTIEWASEHYPAANHPRLGFMGTEGTRDSGLYRRLAKDAGYQLVEPGDGLQERVNALIYEDVKGGRLDRGHYEGVIHELLDGCGCDAVLLGCTELSALNEAFPLPELPIVDAQAVTVDLVVRRAKAEQGK; this is encoded by the coding sequence ATGAGGAATTTCTTCGCCATCCTAGGCGGCATGGGGACGCTGGCGACTGAGAGCTTCACCCGGACCCTGGACAGGGCTACCGGCGCCGGCCGCGACCAGGATTTCCTGAACTATCTGGTCTTCAACGACGCCTCGGTACCTGATCGGACTGCCTACATCAACGACCACAACCAGCCGGACCCCTACCCCGCCCTGGCCGAGGATGTGCGGCAGGCCAGCGACATGGGCGCCTCTTTCATCGTGATCGCTTGCAACACGGCCCACTACTTCCACGAGCGGCTCCAAGCGGGCACGAGCGTGCCGATCATCCATATGCCCCGCACAACGATAGAGTGGGCGAGCGAGCACTACCCTGCGGCCAATCACCCCCGTTTGGGGTTCATGGGCACCGAAGGCACCCGTGATTCGGGTCTCTACCGCCGACTGGCCAAGGACGCAGGCTACCAGCTGGTGGAGCCTGGGGACGGTCTGCAAGAGCGTGTGAACGCGCTGATTTACGAGGACGTCAAAGGCGGCAGGCTCGATCGGGGCCACTATGAGGGCGTAATCCACGAACTACTGGATGGCTGCGGCTGCGACGCAGTCCTCCTGGGCTGCACCGAGCTCTCGGCGCTGAACGAGGCCTTCCCCTTGCCAGAGCTGCCGATTGTCGACGCGCAAGCGGTCACCGTGGACCTGGTGGTGCGTCGGGCTAAGGCGGAGCAGGGCAAGTAG
- the smc gene encoding chromosome segregation protein SMC, which produces MYLKELSLRGFKSFAAPTTLRFEPGITAVVGPNGSGKSNIVDALAWVMGEQGAKALRGSSMEDVIFAGTSSRPPLGRAQVSLTIDNSDRTLGIDYTEVTISRTIFRNGGSEYAINGSACRLLDIQELLSDTGLGQQMHVIVGQGRLDAILRADPSGHRAFIEEAAGILKHRKRKERALRKLANTDDNLARLDDLLSEIHRQLGPLGRQARVSRRADGIEVSLRDAQARIYAEDAVKARQSLDDVREELGRVREELAERQRHLAQVKLRIEQVEALSQKSNPRISRINQVWHDLTQLQERYSSLISLAGERARSLQGQMEGAGQGPDPELLARRAEELDAQGRRQASRLEESRLTLDQAVEVRASQEQQLAAARQTLTELQRTARQHDAQLTSLKALVAKEESALQLVEGRLSDAQVQRDAAAAQLTQAHEQEESLELEAQAGAGQGEDGLAAQEEAERARAAARQGLNDAQETQRKINSQRIALEAKADALSDTLESRSASERLSAEGGVRMLGRLADFIQVEEGWEEPVAHALADYSGAIVVRDGQGVQHALEKAHQDKLGKAVLLTPLDVGHEQGQDLGQARAPASTARRDRIRSAASLVSARSDVLDSNQAQGVLAAVRLLLSRTAAVETGRDAMELLASAGSTAKGAWDEVLTREGDVFTAVGAIGGSGPATSDLALVARRDKALAGAQGLSGQLDAAQKAVDRAQQSLTQAEDRLEEAKAKRTEDRLKAEQGAKALASARTLTRQQEARLQTAEHRIEVLGLEVKSHQAKLEDLQGTLQQAERSGSEQVNVDELTERARRLEEALDQARAAEMKAQMAWNDAKGKGESLARQSQLLRTQAQEAQQRRERVARLNQERAERISLLGEVGHDARAVVGLLAASLEQTVEERDRLQSQVSSHDSELKDLRTQRDGLEPQVEVLRAKEHDLDVSRERLATQSGQLIQKISDDLGMGVDELIRDYGPERPVPVLDETGAPVPMSGSLEEHRENAGNDQKGADALAGHVHVGACETVPYVREEQIKRLNKAKRDLAALGKVNPLAAEEYESLKARNQYLNDQRQDVVSSRDDLKDLIKDLDRTMIDVFKSAFDDTAAAFEQMFATLFPGGKGRLRMENPDDLLTTGVLVEASPAGKKVKQLSLLSGGERSLTALALLFAIFTARPSPFYVMDEVEAALDDVNLSRLLKAFNQLREHAQLIIITHQQRTMSIADALYGVTMRADGVTAVISQKLAQGQEALAGD; this is translated from the coding sequence ATGTACCTCAAAGAGCTCAGCCTGCGAGGGTTCAAATCCTTTGCCGCACCCACAACCCTGCGCTTCGAGCCGGGCATCACCGCCGTGGTGGGCCCCAACGGTTCGGGCAAATCGAACATAGTGGATGCCCTGGCTTGGGTGATGGGTGAGCAGGGGGCCAAGGCCCTACGCGGCTCCTCGATGGAGGACGTGATTTTCGCCGGTACCTCCTCGCGGCCGCCCCTGGGCCGGGCTCAGGTGAGCCTGACCATCGACAACTCCGACCGCACTTTGGGCATCGACTACACCGAAGTGACGATCTCCCGCACCATCTTCCGCAACGGGGGCTCGGAGTATGCGATCAACGGCTCGGCCTGCCGCCTGCTCGACATCCAGGAGCTTCTGTCGGACACAGGCTTGGGCCAGCAGATGCATGTAATCGTCGGCCAGGGGCGGCTGGATGCCATCCTGCGCGCCGACCCCAGCGGGCACCGGGCCTTCATCGAGGAAGCCGCCGGCATCTTGAAGCACCGCAAGCGCAAGGAACGGGCCTTGCGTAAGCTGGCTAACACCGACGACAACCTCGCCCGCCTGGATGACCTGCTGTCTGAAATCCACAGGCAGCTGGGTCCACTGGGGCGGCAGGCCCGGGTCTCGCGGAGGGCCGACGGCATCGAAGTCAGCCTGCGCGATGCCCAAGCGCGGATTTACGCGGAGGACGCTGTCAAAGCCAGGCAGTCCCTCGACGACGTCCGGGAGGAGCTTGGCAGGGTCAGGGAGGAGCTGGCCGAGCGCCAGCGGCATCTGGCTCAGGTGAAACTGAGAATCGAGCAGGTGGAAGCTCTGAGTCAGAAGTCCAACCCGCGGATCAGCCGGATTAACCAGGTTTGGCACGACCTGACCCAGCTCCAGGAGCGCTACAGCTCCTTGATCTCCCTGGCTGGTGAACGAGCGCGTTCCTTGCAGGGGCAGATGGAGGGCGCTGGACAGGGGCCCGACCCGGAGCTCCTGGCCCGCAGGGCCGAGGAACTCGACGCCCAGGGCCGGCGGCAGGCCTCCCGCTTGGAAGAGAGCCGGCTGACCTTGGACCAGGCGGTGGAGGTGAGGGCCAGCCAGGAGCAGCAGTTGGCCGCGGCCCGGCAGACCCTGACCGAACTGCAACGCACGGCCCGCCAGCACGATGCCCAGTTGACCAGCCTCAAGGCCCTGGTCGCCAAGGAGGAGTCCGCTCTGCAACTGGTTGAAGGGCGCCTGTCCGACGCCCAAGTCCAACGTGACGCCGCAGCTGCTCAGTTGACCCAGGCCCACGAGCAGGAGGAGTCCCTGGAACTTGAAGCCCAGGCCGGGGCGGGACAGGGCGAAGACGGCCTGGCGGCCCAGGAGGAGGCCGAAAGGGCCCGCGCCGCCGCCAGGCAGGGCTTGAATGACGCCCAGGAGACCCAGCGCAAGATCAACTCGCAGAGAATAGCGCTCGAAGCCAAGGCCGACGCGCTGAGCGACACCTTGGAATCGCGCTCGGCCTCGGAGCGGCTCTCCGCTGAAGGCGGCGTGCGAATGCTTGGCCGACTGGCGGACTTCATCCAGGTGGAGGAGGGGTGGGAGGAGCCTGTGGCTCACGCCCTAGCCGACTATTCAGGCGCGATTGTGGTCCGCGACGGGCAGGGAGTCCAACATGCTTTGGAGAAGGCCCACCAGGACAAGCTGGGTAAGGCCGTGCTGCTGACTCCCCTGGACGTGGGGCACGAGCAGGGGCAGGACCTCGGGCAGGCCCGCGCTCCCGCCAGCACCGCGCGGAGGGATCGAATTCGCAGCGCCGCCAGTTTGGTCAGCGCCCGATCCGATGTGCTTGACTCGAATCAGGCCCAGGGTGTGCTGGCGGCTGTCCGCCTCCTGCTGTCCCGTACAGCCGCGGTGGAGACTGGCCGTGATGCCATGGAACTGCTGGCATCCGCAGGCTCCACAGCGAAGGGGGCCTGGGACGAAGTGCTGACCCGTGAGGGGGACGTGTTCACCGCTGTCGGTGCCATTGGCGGATCTGGTCCAGCCACGAGTGATTTGGCCTTGGTCGCCCGGAGGGACAAGGCCTTGGCAGGGGCGCAGGGATTGAGCGGGCAGTTGGATGCCGCCCAGAAGGCCGTGGACAGGGCTCAGCAGAGCTTGACCCAGGCTGAAGACAGACTGGAGGAGGCCAAAGCCAAGAGGACCGAAGATCGGCTCAAGGCTGAGCAGGGCGCCAAGGCCCTGGCGTCCGCCAGGACGCTGACCAGGCAGCAGGAGGCGCGGCTCCAGACGGCGGAGCATCGCATCGAGGTACTGGGGTTGGAGGTCAAAAGCCACCAGGCCAAGTTGGAGGATCTGCAAGGGACGCTTCAACAAGCCGAACGTTCCGGATCGGAGCAGGTCAATGTGGACGAGTTGACCGAGCGGGCCCGGCGGCTGGAGGAGGCCCTGGACCAGGCCCGTGCCGCCGAGATGAAAGCGCAAATGGCTTGGAACGACGCTAAGGGCAAGGGTGAATCACTAGCGCGGCAGTCGCAACTTCTGCGCACCCAGGCCCAGGAGGCGCAGCAGCGGCGGGAACGGGTGGCTCGGCTCAACCAGGAGCGGGCGGAGCGGATCAGCCTCCTGGGCGAAGTGGGCCACGACGCGCGCGCGGTCGTAGGACTGTTGGCAGCCAGCCTTGAGCAAACGGTGGAGGAACGCGATCGCCTGCAATCCCAGGTTTCCTCCCATGACAGCGAGCTCAAGGACCTGCGGACCCAGCGCGATGGCCTAGAGCCGCAGGTGGAGGTCCTGCGGGCCAAGGAGCATGACCTTGATGTGAGCCGGGAGCGTCTGGCCACCCAGTCCGGTCAGTTGATTCAAAAAATCAGCGACGACTTGGGTATGGGTGTCGATGAGCTGATTCGGGACTATGGGCCCGAGCGTCCTGTACCGGTATTGGATGAGACCGGGGCACCGGTCCCGATGTCTGGCTCGCTGGAGGAACACCGGGAGAATGCGGGCAACGACCAGAAAGGGGCAGACGCTCTCGCCGGGCATGTGCATGTCGGGGCTTGCGAGACCGTGCCCTATGTGCGCGAGGAGCAGATCAAGCGGCTGAATAAGGCCAAGCGTGATTTGGCCGCCCTGGGGAAGGTCAACCCCCTGGCTGCCGAGGAGTACGAGTCCTTGAAGGCGCGCAACCAGTACCTGAACGACCAGCGCCAGGACGTGGTTAGCTCCCGGGACGATTTAAAGGATTTGATCAAGGATCTGGATCGGACGATGATCGACGTCTTCAAGTCAGCCTTTGACGATACGGCCGCTGCATTCGAGCAGATGTTCGCCACACTCTTCCCGGGGGGCAAGGGGAGACTGCGTATGGAAAACCCGGACGACCTGCTGACCACCGGCGTGCTGGTAGAAGCCAGTCCGGCCGGCAAGAAGGTCAAGCAGCTCTCCCTCCTGTCCGGCGGCGAGCGTTCGCTGACGGCCTTGGCCCTCCTCTTCGCCATCTTCACGGCCCGACCCAGCCCCTTCTATGTGATGGACGAGGTGGAGGCGGCCCTGGACGACGTGAACCTCTCCCGCCTGCTCAAGGCCTTCAACCAGTTGCGCGAGCACGCCCAGCTGATCATCATCACCCACCAACAGCGCACCATGTCAATCGCTGACGCCCTGTACGGGGTGACCATGCGGGCCGATGGTGTGACGGCGGTCATCTCCCAGAAACTGGCCCAGGGCCAGGAGGCCCTCGCCGGCGACTGA
- a CDS encoding bifunctional folylpolyglutamate synthase/dihydrofolate synthase: MSYEHPNSQGRSIREVEREIMARPAEHNTTNLNLDRMRAILDLMGNPERSFRVVHITGTNGKGSTARMTEAIARAYGLRTGLYTSPHLERINERIAIDGRELSDDDFVDVYEQIKDLVAIVDAKSAQEGGPAMSFFEVLTAMAVWAFADAPVDVAVVEVGMGGMWDATNALDADAAIIGPVDMDHMQWLGDTVEQIATEKAGIIKPGSTVIVGPQPHEDEVMPIIEAAARERQASEILRDGRELEVVARQPAVGGQVATLRTPNGTYEDLPIDKFGDHQAHNALSALAAAEVVAPVNGALNSDLVAEALSQVKVPGRIEQARSSPTIIIDGGHNLNAAQSLRAAIEENYSFEQVVGVVAMMRDKQVEEYLGVLEPLLSQIVVTENSWRERVMPAEELEVIAKRVFGPDRVLRRDALPDAIQTAVNLVDEQDELGVGYGHGVLICGSFVTAGDARALLKEHMSPDLRKPKAERA; encoded by the coding sequence GCGTTCCTTCCGCGTGGTCCATATCACCGGGACCAACGGCAAGGGGTCCACCGCACGCATGACCGAGGCCATCGCCAGAGCTTACGGCCTGCGCACCGGCCTGTACACTTCGCCCCACCTTGAGCGGATCAACGAGCGGATCGCGATTGATGGGCGCGAGTTGAGCGATGACGACTTCGTCGACGTTTACGAGCAAATCAAGGATTTGGTGGCGATCGTCGACGCCAAGAGCGCCCAGGAGGGCGGTCCGGCCATGAGCTTCTTCGAGGTGCTGACCGCCATGGCCGTTTGGGCTTTCGCCGATGCGCCGGTGGATGTGGCCGTAGTCGAAGTCGGCATGGGGGGCATGTGGGACGCGACGAACGCCCTGGACGCGGATGCCGCTATCATCGGTCCGGTCGACATGGACCACATGCAGTGGCTGGGCGACACGGTCGAGCAGATCGCCACGGAGAAGGCCGGCATCATCAAGCCTGGTTCCACGGTCATCGTCGGCCCGCAGCCCCACGAGGACGAGGTCATGCCGATCATAGAGGCGGCGGCGCGCGAACGCCAAGCGTCCGAGATCCTGCGCGACGGGCGCGAGTTGGAGGTCGTGGCCAGGCAGCCGGCCGTCGGCGGGCAAGTCGCCACCCTGCGCACCCCCAACGGCACTTATGAGGACCTGCCAATCGACAAGTTCGGCGACCACCAGGCCCACAACGCCTTGTCCGCCTTGGCTGCGGCCGAGGTCGTCGCCCCGGTCAACGGAGCTTTGAACTCCGACCTGGTGGCTGAGGCCTTAAGCCAGGTCAAAGTGCCCGGACGGATAGAGCAGGCGCGCTCCTCGCCCACAATCATCATTGACGGGGGCCACAACCTCAATGCGGCCCAATCCCTGCGCGCGGCGATCGAGGAGAACTACAGCTTCGAGCAGGTCGTCGGCGTCGTCGCCATGATGCGCGACAAGCAGGTGGAGGAATACTTGGGCGTCCTGGAGCCCTTGCTCAGCCAGATCGTGGTGACCGAGAACTCCTGGCGGGAGCGGGTCATGCCGGCCGAAGAGCTGGAGGTCATCGCCAAGCGGGTCTTCGGCCCAGACCGGGTCTTGCGTCGCGATGCCCTGCCCGACGCCATCCAAACAGCCGTGAATCTGGTGGACGAGCAAGACGAGCTGGGCGTCGGCTATGGGCACGGAGTCCTGATTTGCGGGTCCTTCGTCACAGCTGGCGACGCGCGCGCCCTGTTGAAGGAGCACATGAGCCCCGACCTGCGCAAACCCAAGGCGGAGAGGGCCTGA